CTCCATGCAGGTTGTAGCTGCTGGCTTTATCATCGGCGTAATTCAGGACTCCGCAGAAACTGCACTTAACAGCTCTACAGACGTTCTGTTTACCGCTGCTGCAGATATTGCTGCCTCCCCTGAAAAAACAGTTGAAGCAAGCACCGCAGCTGCTGCGTAACTCTTTGTCTTCAAACAAGCCGCAAGCATAATGCTTGATGGTATTTTGAACAATTGAGTGTCTTGACAATAGCTTGTACAAGGGCCACGTATTATTACGTGGCCCTTTTTTTTTGAATTTTGATCGAAATTGTATCGTTTTGTACGACATAAGTTGTAAGTGTTCTGATCTAATAGTCTGAGGTTATACTTTGTGATTACCTCTTTTATACGATGGAACCTGTGCAGCGGTTTGGATACAGTCACGCAATGTAATTCAACCGGAGTCTGGTTTGTGCCTGCAGTTTTATTTTAATTACACAGCGAGTTAGTACTGTGCGCAATGAAAAGGCATACGTCGCCACGCGGACAGATCCAAGACTCCATTTAGAGGATTTCTCCATGGAATTTAAAGATATTCTTGTTGTGACAGCTCATCTGCGAGCTAAACAGGGAAAAGAAACTGAGTTACGAGTAGCACTTGAACAACTCGTTCAGGATTGTGATCATCACGTTGGGCTTTTGTTGTACAGCGTACATCAGGACGCATCTGACCCGGCTTCATTCCTTTTCTATGAGCATTACCTTTCTGAAAAAGCATTCAAAGATCATCTTGCCAGCGAAGAACTTAAAAAAGCACAAGTTATTTTCAATGAACTCGTGGATGGTGAGGCCCAAATTGAAACTTGGCATATGGCAGCCAGGATTGGGGAAATCTGCCAGTAATTAGCAAAGAATCCGTACAATGTGTGCCTAATAAAAAGAGCTCCTGCAGTCGTAACTGCGGGAGCTCTTTTTATGTGGAATCTGTTGTGTGTAGCGGATTATAGTTTAAGCGCTTTTCCGTCTCGCCAGGCATGCCCGATACAACGTCCTACTTCCCAGAAGCGACTGTCCGGCATGGTTAAAACAAAAGGTTTAATTTTCGAGATGTCAGGAACGCCTTCGGTCATAAATCGTTCTTCACACCATGTGCCGATAATTTCACCAATGAAAAATGTGTTGGTCGGCATTTCGACCGTCTTATGGAGTTTGCACTCTAGAGACAGCGGGCATTCATTTATAAGAGGGGCGGATTGAAGTTTACCGTAGAAATGCCCGAAGAGATCTGATTTATCAGTCTTCCTTGCGGAAACCAGACCTACGTAATCTGTAACTTTGACCATCTCAGTGGAAGGAAAATTAATACTGAACTCACCGGTCTCCATGATAGCTTCGTGCGAGGCATGCCCATTGTTGACGGCAATGCCGATCAACGGCGGGGAAAAGTTTACTCGCGTAACCCAAGCAAGCGCCATGTAGTTTGGACAGCCTTCATGCTGAGTTCCTAAAATGGCCATAGGCATAGGAAGGGCAAAACCTTGTGACCCGATATTAATTTTTTCCACCTGTATTCTCCTGCTGAATGATTCACTGGAAGCAGGGTAAGAATGCTTCCAGATGAAATAACAGTATGTGATAAACACCAGTTACTCATCAGAAGGAAGTTTGAAAGAGGTCTAAAAATAGGCGGAACTAAAGTCAGAGTATGATGTACGATAAATGTTGTACTTCCCTGAATGTCCTTGCTGCATAATTTTGTCTATGAAAGGGAGGCTAGTCCTTCTCGTAAAGCATAGAGAGTGGCCTGCACACGGTTAGCAAGATGCAGTTTTGAGAGGATATTGGTCATATGAGTGCGCACGGTTGCTTCACTGACAAACACTTCTGCCGCAATGCTTTTGTTGCTCATTCCCTGTGCCACAAGACGTAGGATATCAACTTCACGCGGCGTAAGAGGGTCAGGAGTCGGTTTTTCTGCTGCATCCGGTAGCGAGAGTTCCGCTAGCAGTTTACGCGCGATATCCGGAGCCAGAGACGGTTCTCCGCTATGTACCTTACGGATAGCATTGAGGAGGTCTTCCGGTGCAGAATCTTTTAGCAGGTATCCCATCGCGCCGGACTTGATGGCAGGGAAGACTTTGTCGTCTGTAGCAAAGCTGGTGAGCACAATAATTTTACCGGATAATTTGCGGTCGCGAATTTCCTGAATGGCCTGAATGCCGTCCATGACAGGCATAACCATATCCATGAGGATCACATCCGGTGCAAGCTCTGCCACGCGTTCGACAGCTTCCTGTCCGTTGGCGGCTTCTCCGGCAATTGCTATATCATCATAGCCTGAAAGAAATCCCTTCAGTCCAATGCGTACAATATCGTGGTCGTCTACAATGAGAACTCGAATTGGTGCAGCCATGCTCAATGCTCCTAGCGGGTTACAGGAACAACAACACAAATAGTTGTTCCGTCATTTTCTGTGCTGTCGATTGACAGCGTTGCGTGCAACTTATTGGCGCGTTCGCGTATGTTACGCAGCCCCATGCCGCCCGTAGGTAGCTGTTCTATTGCAAAGCCTTTTCCGTCGTCCTTGATGGACATGGAAACGAGTTCCGGTTCGTATGTAATGGTAACAGAAACATTATTTGCATGTGAATGTTTTGTTGCGTTGCTGAGTGCTTCAATAGCAATGCGGAACATTTCCTCTTCGGTTGAATGCGCAAGCCTGCGCTCTTCTCCGTTCACAAACATTTTGGCGTTAAGGCCGGAGCGAATTTCAACAGAGTTCATTCGAGCCTGAATAGCACCGACCAGACCTTCATTTTCCAATTCAGGAGGATGAAGATCGAAGATGAGCGAACGCATATCTCGCATCGCTTGTTGCGCCATTCCGCGTAGGGCGTGCAATTGTTCCGTGGCTACCTTTTCTTTTCCCAGAGCCATGGAACGGCTTGCTGCATCCGCGCAAAGGGTAACAGCATATAGTGCCTGTGTTACGGAGTCGTGCAGCTCACGTCCAAGTCGCTGGCGTTCTTCTGCAACTACGAGCTTATCGCTTTGCTCCGCCAAAGTAACATTTCGCAGAGCCAACGTTGCCTGACCGGCAAAGAGTTCCATTATGTTCTTGTCGATGAAGTCAAATCCGTTTTCTTTATTAGAAATAAGTAGTAAACCTATTGGGTTACCACACTCGATGAGTGGTACAACAAGCATGGCTTGTACCAGATTGCTTCGTTGATCTTCAGGAATTTCTTTTTGTGCATCTTTAATGATGACAGCTTTTCTCTGCTGGAGAATTTGTCCGTACTTGGTGGTTGCTATGGGAAAAGTAGAAATAGGCGGTTGAGGGGTGCCTGTGCCGCATGAATGATGAAGGTAGTCCCCTTCTTTAAGAAGGATTGAACTGCCCGTGCCTTGCACGATGCTTCTCGCTTCATCACAAATGACAGTATGAACGTCATGAATTTTTGTTTCAGGATGTTGTAGAAGTAAGTTGGCGACACGGCGGAGGCTTTCACTTTCTTTCAGCTGACGTTCTTTTTCCTTAACGCTGGCAGCAAGTTCCACGGTTGCGGAAACAGTATGCAGGATCCCTTCAATAAGCTCTTTTTGTTTAGGAGCGATCACGTAGTCCGGCGTAGCAGAACCAACCATGGCGATACCGTGCAGGCAGTTTGTACTACTATAGATTGGAAACATTGCCATACTTTCAGAGTTGATTTGCTTTGGAATATCTTGTGCAACAGCAAAGCCTTCGGAATTAAGCGAACAGAGACCAAATGTTTTCCCGCCAATG
This sequence is a window from Halodesulfovibrio sp. MK-HDV. Protein-coding genes within it:
- a CDS encoding flavin reductase family protein, translated to MEKINIGSQGFALPMPMAILGTQHEGCPNYMALAWVTRVNFSPPLIGIAVNNGHASHEAIMETGEFSINFPSTEMVKVTDYVGLVSARKTDKSDLFGHFYGKLQSAPLINECPLSLECKLHKTVEMPTNTFFIGEIIGTWCEERFMTEGVPDISKIKPFVLTMPDSRFWEVGRCIGHAWRDGKALKL
- a CDS encoding GAF domain-containing sensor histidine kinase, with the translated sequence MIRCILFFKDRTHKPDSMMDNKILLQKAAAAIRAQKQSAAMQLAEMFLERQPQWHKNESCTELAAHISHFIELICDCMHDSTLAPLARFFSSAALEKVKRGIQLSDVLESVMLGKLCLSTAIMRELPSGEERDAILTAVELLYIDINKITGEKYSELLTQQRNAEHERTKLLLEATRSITNFTDSQAALDHLARVISETLSQGFCIIFLRTGGTKGLSPLASWGHESEGYQRCFDGVRLCTKGSTITAIGGKTFGLCSLNSEGFAVAQDIPKQINSESMAMFPIYSSTNCLHGIAMVGSATPDYVIAPKQKELIEGILHTVSATVELAASVKEKERQLKESESLRRVANLLLQHPETKIHDVHTVICDEARSIVQGTGSSILLKEGDYLHHSCGTGTPQPPISTFPIATTKYGQILQQRKAVIIKDAQKEIPEDQRSNLVQAMLVVPLIECGNPIGLLLISNKENGFDFIDKNIMELFAGQATLALRNVTLAEQSDKLVVAEERQRLGRELHDSVTQALYAVTLCADAASRSMALGKEKVATEQLHALRGMAQQAMRDMRSLIFDLHPPELENEGLVGAIQARMNSVEIRSGLNAKMFVNGEERRLAHSTEEEMFRIAIEALSNATKHSHANNVSVTITYEPELVSMSIKDDGKGFAIEQLPTGGMGLRNIRERANKLHATLSIDSTENDGTTICVVVPVTR
- a CDS encoding response regulator transcription factor, which gives rise to MAAPIRVLIVDDHDIVRIGLKGFLSGYDDIAIAGEAANGQEAVERVAELAPDVILMDMVMPVMDGIQAIQEIRDRKLSGKIIVLTSFATDDKVFPAIKSGAMGYLLKDSAPEDLLNAIRKVHSGEPSLAPDIARKLLAELSLPDAAEKPTPDPLTPREVDILRLVAQGMSNKSIAAEVFVSEATVRTHMTNILSKLHLANRVQATLYALREGLASLS
- a CDS encoding putative quinol monooxygenase, with protein sequence MEFKDILVVTAHLRAKQGKETELRVALEQLVQDCDHHVGLLLYSVHQDASDPASFLFYEHYLSEKAFKDHLASEELKKAQVIFNELVDGEAQIETWHMAARIGEICQ